A window from Photobacterium sp. DA100 encodes these proteins:
- a CDS encoding DUF3332 family protein: MKAALSLFALLTLSGCAGQMAVTNKTMEFNMDAVDNRYARGGLNIAMAPVYAATTTVDYLVFNSIEFWTGENPITEKPSIFDVEGKNYIEINDQLDESLTKAPIK; this comes from the coding sequence ATGAAAGCTGCTTTATCACTATTTGCTTTACTTACATTATCAGGCTGTGCCGGGCAAATGGCCGTTACGAATAAAACGATGGAGTTCAATATGGATGCTGTCGATAACCGTTATGCTCGTGGCGGATTAAACATCGCTATGGCACCAGTCTATGCCGCAACGACAACTGTCGACTATCTGGTTTTTAACTCTATTGAGTTCTGGACAGGTGAAAACCCAATAACAGAGAAGCCATCAATTTTTGATGTTGAAGGAAAAAACTATATAGAGATCAATGATCAGCTTGATGAGTCTTTGACCAAAGCACCAATAAAATAG
- the tatB gene encoding Sec-independent protein translocase protein TatB, with product MFDISFWELIQISLVGLIVVGPERLPIVIRTLSRWLDAVRKTALSLNNQLNQEPKLLEHQINSKYPNYMGGKKLISEHSDRMQDLKRTTSEVQLPCVGNKYEQHAATTDKK from the coding sequence GTGTTTGATATCAGTTTTTGGGAATTGATACAGATCTCCTTGGTAGGACTGATTGTAGTGGGCCCTGAGCGCCTACCAATCGTGATACGGACATTATCCCGTTGGCTTGATGCTGTTCGTAAGACGGCGCTTTCGCTTAATAACCAGCTAAATCAGGAACCAAAACTTCTGGAACATCAGATAAACTCGAAATATCCAAACTATATGGGAGGGAAAAAACTCATATCAGAACATAGTGACAGAATGCAAGATCTGAAAAGAACAACGTCCGAAGTTCAGCTTCCTTGCGTTGGGAATAAATACGAGCAGCATGCAGCGACAACCGATAAGAAATAG
- a CDS encoding hemolysin D, whose translation MKVVFNSPKKNNAQIDAGVKVPYTSVTRVAFKIRWYFILLLTFSPVALLIWYISHDWIVTSAPGIVTTEPQLIVASGEGTIDEIYFSIGEDVKQGNKLMKVISSSLQSSIAERQNQLMQLEFDWESYNKVKITALNEEIRIALEATRKQEKVYLEYEKYKTQNLVSSAEFAAVLQIFTQSKLSYQQALQKKIDEMRKIQELSSSGPLSMAKNEINRELAEMNSKLSQLQPTAPKNGQIIDILVKKGDRVFKQMPLALYSSTYHYQVISYVSPKFIEQVQLGKKAEIQFASGHTLMAHVGQKVELSDKIPSSLADPFEGQKSMLKVKLVLDERIPEQLEIEGLPVTVKFN comes from the coding sequence ATGAAAGTAGTCTTCAACTCACCTAAAAAGAATAATGCACAAATAGATGCAGGCGTAAAGGTCCCATATACTTCGGTTACGAGGGTCGCATTTAAGATACGCTGGTACTTTATCCTGCTATTAACATTTAGTCCTGTTGCTTTATTAATTTGGTATATAAGCCATGATTGGATAGTCACATCGGCACCTGGCATTGTTACAACTGAACCGCAACTTATCGTTGCCAGCGGCGAAGGTACGATTGATGAGATTTATTTCAGCATCGGCGAAGACGTAAAACAAGGAAACAAGCTTATGAAAGTCATCTCGTCATCGCTTCAATCAAGTATTGCTGAACGACAAAATCAATTAATGCAGCTAGAGTTTGATTGGGAGAGCTATAATAAGGTAAAAATCACTGCACTTAATGAAGAAATTCGCATAGCACTTGAGGCTACTAGAAAACAAGAAAAAGTTTACCTTGAATATGAGAAGTACAAAACACAGAACCTAGTCTCTAGCGCAGAGTTTGCGGCAGTACTGCAAATTTTCACCCAGTCTAAACTGAGCTATCAACAGGCCTTGCAGAAAAAAATTGATGAGATGAGAAAAATCCAAGAGCTTTCATCTTCAGGCCCCCTATCGATGGCGAAAAATGAAATTAATCGTGAGTTGGCAGAGATGAATAGTAAATTGAGCCAACTTCAACCGACAGCACCAAAAAACGGACAAATCATTGATATATTGGTAAAAAAAGGCGATAGAGTTTTTAAGCAGATGCCGTTAGCTCTGTATTCCAGCACATATCATTATCAAGTTATTTCCTATGTTTCACCTAAGTTCATTGAACAAGTACAGCTAGGAAAAAAGGCCGAAATACAATTTGCTAGTGGCCATACTTTGATGGCTCATGTAGGACAAAAGGTTGAGTTATCCGATAAGATTCCATCTTCTCTGGCCGATCCCTTTGAAGGGCAGAAAAGCATGCTAAAAGTAAAGTTAGTTCTTGATGAAAGAATCCCCGAACAGTTAGAAATTGAAGGACTTCCAGTAACCGTAAAGTTTAACTAA
- a CDS encoding DUF1501 domain-containing protein yields the protein MKLTRRRFLQMGAAGTGVAALNLSAFPALASNLASCDGGYKAIVGIDLAGGNDGYNMLVPTESSAYTQYQTLRDYLAIDKSSTIPLNSESNPTELAMHPAMEALEPYWKDGQLAAILNVGTLTEKVTASNYSDLTRPSHLFSHSHQSQMIQSHCTQQLSKEGFGALAAIVLGASEINAPMYDMGGLQIWTNCLQAQSNSVGSSLPKDMFNNDISRDLYQKLQNSQAYSSPFERHYTNLAQNALEDYDLYKGIFETNTGTSFPDTKIGEQLEAVFKMILNREQFQQPAQYFSCKIGGFDTHNNQAETQERLLGEVAQAMAAFQNALNVHGLSHHVTTFTHSDFGRTLIPNGTKGTDHGWASHSLIMGGDVIGKKFYGEYPDLSPQSPYLISRARVIPTLSTDQVHASLLAWLGLSNTAINTLFPALNPNSGSGITPATLPLFRSCLNQ from the coding sequence ATGAAACTTACTCGTCGTCGTTTTTTACAAATGGGCGCAGCGGGCACCGGTGTCGCCGCTCTAAATTTATCTGCTTTTCCTGCTCTAGCAAGTAATCTAGCATCTTGTGATGGTGGCTATAAAGCTATCGTTGGTATTGATCTTGCCGGCGGTAATGATGGATACAATATGCTTGTTCCGACAGAAAGCTCTGCTTACACTCAATATCAAACTTTGCGAGATTACCTTGCTATTGACAAGAGCAGCACAATTCCACTGAATAGCGAGAGCAACCCAACTGAATTAGCTATGCACCCAGCAATGGAGGCACTGGAACCATACTGGAAAGATGGCCAATTAGCAGCCATTCTTAATGTTGGCACACTTACAGAGAAAGTAACGGCATCAAATTACAGTGACTTAACTCGCCCTTCACACTTGTTTAGTCATAGCCATCAGTCTCAAATGATCCAGTCGCATTGTACACAACAGCTATCTAAAGAAGGTTTTGGGGCACTTGCAGCTATCGTCCTTGGGGCTTCTGAGATCAATGCGCCTATGTATGATATGGGTGGGTTACAGATTTGGACTAACTGCTTGCAGGCACAATCTAATTCTGTTGGTTCAAGCCTACCAAAAGATATGTTTAACAATGATATATCAAGAGACTTGTATCAAAAATTACAGAATAGCCAAGCCTATAGCAGTCCTTTTGAAAGGCACTATACAAATTTAGCTCAAAATGCATTAGAAGATTACGATCTCTATAAAGGCATTTTTGAAACAAATACAGGCACATCGTTCCCAGACACTAAGATTGGTGAACAGTTAGAAGCCGTATTTAAAATGATACTAAATCGTGAGCAATTCCAACAGCCAGCTCAATATTTTAGTTGTAAAATTGGTGGCTTTGATACCCATAATAACCAAGCTGAAACGCAAGAAAGACTTTTAGGTGAAGTAGCACAAGCCATGGCTGCCTTCCAGAATGCTCTAAATGTACATGGGTTATCACATCACGTGACTACATTTACTCATTCCGACTTTGGACGCACATTAATCCCTAATGGCACAAAGGGAACGGATCATGGATGGGCAAGCCACTCATTGATTATGGGCGGTGATGTAATTGGCAAAAAATTCTATGGTGAATATCCTGACTTATCACCACAAAGCCCTTACTTGATTTCACGAGCCCGTGTAATCCCAACACTATCAACAGATCAGGTACACGCATCACTACTAGCATGGTTAGGTCTAAGTAACACCGCTATCAACACATTGTTTCCTGCGCTAAATCCCAATTCGGGTAGTGGTATTACTCCAGCCACACTGCCACTCTTTCGGAGCTGTTTGAACCAATAA
- a CDS encoding autotransporter domain-containing protein → MNHGFSPKAAMLACLLISSASMASDRNQSIDAGVTFIGDMEMATLGYSKTLAHNIVTSAGFMIGNDEYDFNLPEGMSDDQDAWGLYTSVGYKIEIAEFDIIPKISLNYLNADVNFKDESGSEFSALNIDNVYGSIGGTVNWRMVGITVDYGKIQESNVMLPGQSEPNDIEEDVVRVMASFNF, encoded by the coding sequence ATGAACCACGGATTTTCACCAAAAGCGGCTATGTTAGCATGTTTGCTAATTTCATCTGCATCAATGGCTAGTGACAGAAATCAGTCAATTGATGCCGGTGTTACATTTATTGGTGATATGGAAATGGCTACACTAGGGTATAGTAAAACACTCGCTCATAACATTGTTACTAGTGCAGGTTTCATGATTGGAAATGATGAATATGATTTCAATTTGCCTGAAGGGATGAGTGATGATCAAGATGCATGGGGACTTTATACATCTGTAGGATATAAAATCGAAATCGCTGAATTTGATATTATACCAAAAATTAGCCTTAACTATTTAAATGCGGATGTGAATTTTAAAGATGAGAGTGGCTCTGAATTTAGTGCGTTAAACATCGATAATGTCTATGGTTCAATTGGTGGAACAGTTAACTGGCGTATGGTGGGAATTACAGTTGACTATGGTAAGATACAAGAGAGCAATGTCATGCTCCCAGGACAATCAGAACCAAATGATATAGAGGAAGATGTGGTTCGTGTAATGGCTAGTTTCAATTTTTAA
- a CDS encoding DUF1800 family protein: MNIDYINAARSLKQCTLGYRKEDVEQVIALGGIENWIDEQAFLPASSWRELYKESAAADTWNGVYAYVSSWDALNMEGKDLLRQRIAYVLSQLFVVSTNDLALTPHSRREYMCNYYDGLLTNGLGNFADVIRFVSTSPIMGEYLTFVDNVSNESTAPDENYARELLQLFTLGTTQLAWDGSVKYDENGNERPAYTQEDIEELARVFTGWEWHDRTTPIKYSAPMVPTGEHDMGSKVILGKTFPAGQTAEQDLEMLIDRLMSREQLYTFVAKFFITKMVTSNPSPHYIRRVRNAFSESRGDLLVLAKAILTDKDALRTDDKCVKVRDPIIVFTHAMKAFGLRRTNENKVWPAIAAYSRLMPMGAPSVFYHYKPDDKPNNELFKNLVAPEFNVYQWHNLYEHGSLFGSYMRLQSEEREQYIDPILFELYNNFDDEGVVNYLNENLFDFQMSDYAKQSYFDFLSQCTRRHEGRTQDIKALIMNSLISPEFTIQR; the protein is encoded by the coding sequence ATGAATATTGATTATATAAATGCCGCGAGAAGCCTAAAGCAGTGTACCCTAGGTTATCGAAAAGAAGACGTTGAGCAAGTAATTGCTCTAGGTGGAATTGAAAATTGGATTGATGAGCAAGCCTTTCTTCCTGCAAGTTCATGGCGCGAGCTCTACAAGGAATCAGCAGCGGCAGATACTTGGAATGGTGTTTACGCTTATGTCTCAAGCTGGGATGCCCTGAACATGGAAGGGAAAGACCTATTAAGACAGCGCATAGCCTATGTGCTATCGCAATTGTTTGTTGTAAGTACAAACGATCTTGCTCTAACGCCCCATAGTCGACGTGAATACATGTGCAATTACTATGATGGCCTGTTAACCAATGGGCTTGGTAACTTTGCAGATGTGATCCGTTTTGTTTCCACATCACCAATTATGGGCGAATATCTAACGTTCGTGGATAACGTATCAAATGAGAGCACTGCTCCTGATGAAAACTATGCTCGAGAGCTGCTACAACTATTTACACTTGGTACTACCCAATTAGCTTGGGATGGTAGCGTCAAGTATGATGAAAACGGTAATGAAAGACCTGCTTATACTCAAGAAGATATCGAAGAATTAGCACGTGTATTCACTGGCTGGGAATGGCATGATCGCACAACTCCAATTAAATACTCTGCACCTATGGTCCCGACTGGTGAACATGATATGGGGTCAAAAGTTATTCTGGGTAAAACGTTTCCTGCAGGTCAAACAGCGGAACAAGACCTTGAAATGCTAATAGACAGATTAATGAGTCGTGAGCAGCTTTATACTTTTGTCGCCAAGTTTTTTATCACTAAGATGGTAACCAGTAATCCGAGCCCTCACTACATTCGACGTGTACGCAATGCATTTAGTGAGTCTCGTGGTGATTTACTGGTATTAGCTAAAGCCATCTTAACTGATAAGGATGCATTAAGAACGGATGATAAGTGTGTAAAGGTGAGAGATCCTATTATTGTCTTTACCCATGCAATGAAAGCTTTTGGCCTTAGACGCACAAATGAAAATAAGGTTTGGCCAGCGATAGCAGCATACAGCCGTTTAATGCCAATGGGTGCGCCTTCTGTTTTTTATCACTATAAACCAGATGATAAGCCGAATAATGAGCTATTCAAAAATTTAGTAGCACCTGAGTTTAACGTATATCAGTGGCACAACCTTTATGAACACGGCAGTTTATTTGGCTCATATATGCGACTTCAAAGCGAAGAGAGAGAGCAGTATATAGACCCAATCTTATTTGAGCTATATAACAATTTTGATGATGAAGGGGTGGTGAATTATCTCAATGAGAATCTATTTGATTTCCAAATGAGTGACTATGCGAAACAGTCTTATTTTGATTTTCTAAGTCAATGTACTAGAAGACATGAAGGACGAACTCAAGACATAAAAGCACTCATTATGAACTCACTCATTTCTCCAGAATTCACTATTCAGAGGTAA